In the genome of Populus nigra chromosome 19, ddPopNigr1.1, whole genome shotgun sequence, the window ATGAACATGTGTGGGTAGGTCGCCTGTGAAAATAGACCGTGTAAGGGTGTGGGCCGGTCACCCTAGAAAATAGACTAGGATGAACATGTATAGTGTAGGTCAcctatgaaaatagaccatCTCGAGTGTGAGGGTaagtcgcccatgaaaatagacgaTGTGAGTGTGTGGGCCGGTCGCCTCTAAAAATAGACTAGGATGAACATGTGTGGgtaggtcgcccatgaaaatagaccgtGTGAGGGTGTGGGccggtcgcccctgaaaatagaccaggatGAACATGTGTGGgtaggtcgcccatgaaaatagactagtGTGAGGGTGTGGGCCGgttgcccctgaaaatagaccagtatCAGTGTGAtggcaggtcgcccatgaaaatagaccatgaGAGTGAGTGGGtcggtcgcccctgaaaatagaccaggatgaaaatgtgtgggcaggtcacccgtgaaaatagaccaatgtGAGTGtgagggcaggtcgcccatgaaaatagaccagtatGAGTATGTGGACCGGtcgcccttgaaaatagaccaggatGAACATGTGTAGgtaggtcgcccatgaaaatagaccatgtGAGGGTGTGGGTCGGTCGCCCCTAAAAATAGACCAGAATGAATATGTGTGggtaggtcgcccgtgaaaatagaccaacgTGAGTAtgagggcaggtcgcccatgaaaatagaccagtaaGTGTGTGTGGGTAGGTCACTCGTGAAAGtagaccaatttttttaaaaaagggcaGATCGTCCAAGATAGtgagatcattttctttttctttttctttttctttacaagtttaCTATGCAAGACATTGATGATGTTTTGCtttgtaagcattgtaaagagggggtaTCTGTTGTTACCCGTTTTTGGGTtcccacaaaacaaaaaaaaatgaaaatgagaaaatacaaaaaaaaattaataatactaatataataattaatacatttgaaaaaatattattaatattgaaaaaaaataatagatttgatttgaagggtaaaattaagaattattattatttattgttaccattagtaaattgaaaaaaatattattattaccatcgaagaaaaaccatacactttttttaaaaagattaaaaaatataaaaacttgggcaaacaagttaaatattattattaatgttataaatattatcaaattcattaatattattaaatttacaataaatattattactataaaaaaaaacatagatttgattttaatggtaaaatcaattgttgttgttgctgttaaTTTGGGTCTGACATCCCCTTATAGACCTAAGAAACTTGGGGTTGAAAAGGTGCACCTAATCCAAGTTGCTTAGGAGTGGCAGGACCACAGACCCAAGTCCCTTGGGTCTTGCAGCACTGCCTGACCCAAGACACTTGAGTCAGGCGTCTGGATCCAAGGAAAATGAGTCTAGCAttatgactcaagtttaatGGATCCGGTGTTGCAGCCAGACCTATGACTCTTGGGTCTAGCATTTATGATGGGCCCAAAGCTCTTGAGCTAGGTGTTGCATCCAGACCTACTTAAACATGggtaagtttaattttattattaatattaaaaatattattatttgtattataaatattgtagTGCCCGGAGGGCATTGTCTTTGCTATTTGTAAGTAAAAAATTACAGCTGGGTTATTGGGTCGTGTTGCCACAGGACCAAGGGCGTTAGGTTCTTGTGCCAGTAGGACCCGAtactataatttttctttcttttctcttatttattttttccacacGATAAAGAGGaaatatcattatcatcatcattatcattatcatcaataaatttgaaaaaaaaattattactatcaagaaaaaacaataaaatttatttgaagggatcaaaaactataaaaaacttGGGCTatacaaatttaatataattattatagatattattaattttattaatattattaaatttgaaataaattttattaccattgaaaaaaacataaatttaatttaaaagataaaatcaattattattattattattaacttggatTTTACATTCTTTTccagatttaaaaaatttttcttttctaaattatCACAAACTTACACGTTTATTATCATTACCAAGGgtgttggcttttttttttttttaagaatttagaaATGTTTTCCCGGATTCATTTTATCTTTAGTCTTAGTATGGTTTTAAATactattatagtttttttatttgaatctgaataatgttttttttaattattatgtatttgatttgaaaataataattaatactaatgataaattgtttatgaaaatttgatagaatttagatgtttattaataaatatatttaaagagaTTTGGAACATATGATTTTATCacagtgatgatttttttaatttttaatcacataaaatacaaatatattattttgatatattttcttaacttgagatttatttaaaaaacaaaaacaatgtttttacagttgaaaacattgccattactaagataaaaaagaaacatattgatagaaaaaaaatattttataaaaaaaattaaaacaattgtattttcgtatttaataataattttaaagaattttaaaaagaactataaatttcttttttatatttaaaaaactttagatCCCCATGAAACACGAGCTGCAAGTAATTTCTCAGATCATGAAACACGAGCTGCAGGTTAACTTCATTGAATTAGGAAGCAGCTGCAGCCGCATTTTCTTACCTTTTCACGGTAAGACTATGACCTTGTACTTGCTCCAGAGAAACACCGAAAGCATCCAAAATTTCATGTGATTTCAAACTGCATCCATCAAACCTAACCAAGTCCAAATTTCCTTGAACCTGCTCTGTGTAATCCCTGAAAGCCTTCACTAAATTGAATGCAAATAGGCACTTTTTCTGGACTCATAGTTGGTGAATATTCCATTTCAGTTTGTGGAGACTTATTCAGGTCTTTCTGTTCTATCCAAATTGAATTCATTAACTTTAATTTGTACTAATATATTAAATGTGTGTTTagtattataatagtttttacaataataatttaaaaaaatagatttcaaagaaattagaaattataatttttttaaaattaagatttcaagaaagagttttccaacaaaaacataattttaaccaTGCTAgcatacattaaaatatttttttttaaccaagaaATCAAGTTAAAATGCATCCtttaaacacacacacatgtcAACATGAATGCCAATTGAAACGTTGATTCGTAGATCTCACTAGTTTTCCACAACCATACAACCATAATATATAAAAGAgggcttttatatatatatatatatatatatatatatatatatatatatatatatatattggattaaaaaaaaccctatttcttgaaaagcatattttaaaagtttagatgagtaaataaaactttaactattctagatttttataaaaaatacatgtctTGATTTAAACTCAAAATCTATTATACAGATCTCAACATCTTCTTAGATTTCCTGAATATGCTCTTTTATATACCATGAAAGGATGAATCCGAACTGTAGTCTTCCATGTTCTTAGATGCCTTTCCACCAATCAACCTTGCCACCCTtgtgaattacaaaaaaaaaagaaaaaagacgaACTAGAAAATGATTTAGTGGTTGTACTTGTAAGGTaagaaaagggtttttttaaacAAGCGAACAAAAAATAAGAGCATAAATGCatgctacaaaaaaaaaaacaaaacaaaaaaaaacaaaataacaaatttatttgcTTTGAGATTTCTGTTCCTGGGACATCCTTCGTGCCCAAAATGTgtaatatttcaaattatattgcATGAGGCAAACTTAGCCCCGTTGATCATTATATACTCGAAACAAAAAAGGCTCAAATCGATCAGGAAGATGGATAAGAAGACATCAAATAAGCAGGAACACAAGCAGAATTTCTCCAAACCCTGGAGTGCAGCTTGAGGATCTCCCTAGCTCTCTCCTTGCTCTTGAAACTACTATCCACCTGCAAAACCAAACACAACTTGGCCACAACACCAACCTGCAACATTTCTTGAAGAACCCTAGACGTTGCTGAAAACCTACAAATGGAGTACAGGATTCTCACTGCCTTATCACTTGCAACATGAGAAACCCTAAGTATTTTCTTGGAAACAACGGCAAGTCCTGCCCCGTGCTTCAATAACTCTGCTCGTCCCTCAGCACAACCACAAAGCAGATCCAAAACAGCTAGAACAAGTTCACAAGCTCTCTTGTCTGATTTATCTAGAAGAAGCTCAATCAAGACCGAAACGGCGCTACCTTCGACAGCTTTGATTCGGTTTCTTCCCCATGGACAGACCTCCACAAGAAGCTTCAATGCCGCCTTTGAAGATTGTTGTGAGATCTGATCATTGAGAACACGTACTAATTCTACAAACATTTCTGGTCTGATACTGATCAAATGCATTGGATCTGCCACTTCAAAGACGGACTTCAATAACATTGTCGCATAAGCTCTAGATTGATAGCTACTATGCTTCAAGATTTGAAGTAATGACTCCAAGAATTGATCGCCATCATTGGTTATCAGATTCTTCAATTTcctttgtgatattttgagATGATAAAGAATGTTCAATGCTTCATCACTTGCTCTTGAGAACTCAGACTCATTATCATCGCTGGCTACGTCAACTGAAGTAGAATCACCATTTTTCAAGATTGTAGCCAGGAAATCAACTGCACCAGCTTCCTCTAGACAGATTCtattcctttcactttcaagcGTGATCGATCTAAGCCTTCGTAGACTCTTGAGCTGCAAGTGTGGAAATTTCTTAGCATCATTAAGAAGTTTGGCGATCTGGGCTCTGTCAATGGGTGGCTTTGGAGTTGGGATTCGCTCGATTCCGAAAGAGGCATTGAGGGTGCACCATGCTTGGATCAATCGTCGAAGAGTGTGGTTTGGGGTTAGATCTTTACCAAACAACTCTTGCTTTGTGACAGGGCAAGTGTTGTTCTTGCATGAAAATAACCATCTCTCAATGTTCTCTCTATCATAGGTAATCCCAGTAGAGATTGTAACTGGATCTCTCATGAGTTGAAGCGAAATTGGGCAAAGGAAATGATAAGGAACATCGATTTGATCCATTTTGAATGAACAAACAGATAAAGAATATTATAAAAGGTACCAAGAATAGAACTCTAATCTTTTTGATGAAGAAAtattgcaagaaaaatatacCAAAAGGACTCTTAACTTAGATACCAAAACAGAAGAAGCACTAGAGTACTTGAATGGCCAAAAGGAGATTGAAGAGAGAGGTATAGGAATTAGAAAGCTGAAAAATGAAACTTCTTGAATGGAAATTTGACCTTCCAAGTTGTCTGTagctagaactagaagttgCAAGAtagctttgttttattttattttattttttgatatgaaaGATAGCTTTAATTGTTGAAAGTTACGGGGGAtagttttgtagttttataTCTATATGCAGGTTGTAAGTTGAAGCCAATGAGAGTCAACACACGGAAAATTAGAGGGGAGGCATTAATTTAGGGCATTTTCCAAGGTtttggaagaagaaaagctCAAAAATAAGAGTGGACTTTAGCTTTATCAgagaaataaatgaatgaatggAGGGGACTATCTCTTCTCTTGGGACAAGAGTCGGCGTTGCAATGTGTGCTAAGTGTATCCTACATGGGCTTTTGACTTCATCTTTTTCAATAACTCAAGGCGTCCAGATTGGTGGTCTGGCTAGCTAGATGGTGGATGATGCATGGCTGGTGCCGACAGCTTCTCATGTGCCTCGTGGGGTTTACAACGCATTTCTTGGGTTGTGTCTTAACTCTTAATGAATCGCTCCAGTACGATCTTTCTTTTTCCCTGTTTTTTAACTAGATAGGTAACATTCCAAGGATCTGGTcaattttgaaagtttttgtttaagaaaatcCTAGATTGACTAATTACCGTTACGCGTACTTTTCATGGCAAGATCATTAAAAACCCAATATTGAATAAGAGTTGCGGAAAGGgtttctcataatttttttgacatgGCCTAGTTATCCTATAACTTAGATTTTTGTCCAGGCTTTTGCTGACCCTGATTCAGATTTTTACCTTGTAATTAATCAATAGTCCATGATATGGATCGAGCGCTATCCTTATTATATGTGTACTCCCTTGATTGTCCTTTTCCTTAATAAACTGATGATGCtagatattattatatcattcaAAGATTCGTCGAAAAACTCAATGCTGTTTGATATATTCAgggaacattaaaaaaacaaaaaaaaactaagt includes:
- the LOC133679782 gene encoding E3 ubiquitin-protein ligase PUB23-like; this encodes MDQIDVPYHFLCPISLQLMRDPVTISTGITYDRENIERWLFSCKNNTCPVTKQELFGKDLTPNHTLRRLIQAWCTLNASFGIERIPTPKPPIDRAQIAKLLNDAKKFPHLQLKSLRRLRSITLESERNRICLEEAGAVDFLATILKNGDSTSVDVASDDNESEFSRASDEALNILYHLKISQRKLKNLITNDGDQFLESLLQILKHSSYQSRAYATMLLKSVFEVADPMHLISIRPEMFVELVRVLNDQISQQSSKAALKLLVEVCPWGRNRIKAVEGSAVSVLIELLLDKSDKRACELVLAVLDLLCGCAEGRAELLKHGAGLAVVSKKILRVSHVASDKAVRILYSICRFSATSRVLQEMLQVGVVAKLCLVLQVDSSFKSKERAREILKLHSRVWRNSACVPAYLMSSYPSS